A single genomic interval of Thermoanaerobaculum aquaticum harbors:
- a CDS encoding Rossmann-like and DUF2520 domain-containing protein: protein MEPWLIVGAGRLGLQLARGLSQRDVPLAGILCRSPESRANAGKVLPEQLLLDADDPLPVVARVLLAVRDREIEETARALAPGLASQAVILHCSGALGPAVLEPLAQGGFATGVFHPMLAFPHPLEPPVDFRGAVVTLAGHPVAVAAARELAQALGMLPVEVSNLTWPLYHAAAALAGPLVYALLQAAREELQRAGFPAEKAPQAVANLAKTAAEHAHRAGGWGFLTGPLVRGDWETVRAHRSALQPEVRAMYDAITAFTRARLGRELPLEEGEREDE from the coding sequence ATGGAACCTTGGCTCATTGTGGGAGCAGGGCGGCTGGGATTGCAGCTGGCGCGGGGCCTTTCTCAACGCGACGTGCCGTTAGCTGGCATCCTTTGCCGTTCTCCGGAAAGCCGTGCCAACGCGGGAAAGGTGCTCCCGGAACAACTTCTGCTTGATGCCGACGATCCGCTCCCGGTGGTCGCGCGGGTGCTTCTGGCCGTTCGCGACCGCGAAATAGAAGAAACCGCCCGGGCGCTGGCGCCGGGGCTGGCATCCCAAGCGGTGATCCTCCACTGCTCGGGCGCGCTGGGCCCCGCCGTGCTGGAGCCCCTGGCCCAGGGCGGATTCGCCACGGGGGTGTTCCACCCGATGCTGGCCTTCCCTCACCCCCTGGAGCCGCCGGTGGATTTCCGGGGCGCGGTGGTCACCCTCGCTGGCCACCCGGTGGCGGTGGCGGCCGCCCGCGAGCTGGCCCAAGCCCTGGGGATGCTGCCGGTAGAGGTCAGTAACCTGACATGGCCCCTGTACCATGCCGCCGCTGCCCTGGCCGGGCCACTGGTCTACGCCCTTTTGCAGGCCGCCCGGGAAGAGCTGCAACGGGCCGGTTTTCCTGCGGAAAAAGCACCTCAGGCCGTGGCCAACCTTGCCAAAACTGCGGCCGAGCACGCCCACCGCGCGGGGGGTTGGGGTTTTCTCACCGGGCCCCTGGTACGCGGGGATTGGGAAACCGTTCGTGCCCACCGCAGCGCTTTGCAGCCTGAGGTGCGGGCCATGTACGACGCCATCACCGCCTTTACCCGCGCCCGTCTCGGCAGAGAGTTGCCTCTGGAAGAAGGAGAACGCGAGGATGAGTAA
- the hrcA gene encoding heat-inducible transcriptional repressor HrcA, with protein MGDRGELSARERLIVCEVVSLYLQSGEPVASGVLAQVSRTGLSSASLRNIMAALEEKGLLVQPHPSAGRIPTDRALKVYVETLAQEAALPEGEAQILAARLPREGSLDELLQRVSGVLAETTAEVGLAAAPAPREAALEAMHFVRVSRDRVMAVVVTQGGLVDSRLLPTDREYTPEDLERISNYCTQEFRGLRLSEVRTRLQGVVAEERARGDALLAGVLALTQKALEGELETGGELFTHGTEHLLAKAGPKELVAVRDFFRALADKASLLQLLDAYLEAPGPRVIFGPELSFDAEGKLSLIVTSFHLESGEEGLVGVVGFKRMDYPRIVPIVDFVGRFITAMGMRRLYQYERA; from the coding sequence ATGGGGGACCGTGGGGAACTTTCCGCTCGGGAGCGCTTGATCGTTTGTGAGGTAGTCTCGCTCTACCTCCAGAGCGGAGAGCCTGTGGCTTCGGGGGTGCTGGCCCAGGTTTCCCGCACCGGCCTGTCCTCGGCCTCGCTTCGCAACATCATGGCGGCCCTGGAAGAAAAGGGGCTGCTGGTCCAGCCCCACCCCTCGGCCGGCCGCATCCCCACCGACCGGGCGCTCAAGGTTTACGTGGAGACCCTGGCCCAGGAGGCGGCGCTGCCGGAAGGGGAAGCGCAAATCCTCGCCGCTCGTCTTCCCCGGGAAGGCTCGCTGGACGAGCTTTTGCAGCGGGTGAGTGGGGTTTTGGCGGAAACCACGGCGGAGGTGGGCCTGGCGGCGGCGCCGGCACCGCGGGAAGCTGCCCTGGAGGCCATGCACTTTGTAAGGGTTTCCCGGGATCGGGTGATGGCGGTTGTGGTCACCCAGGGTGGGCTGGTGGACTCCCGGCTTTTGCCCACCGACCGGGAGTACACCCCCGAGGACCTGGAGCGCATTTCCAACTACTGCACCCAGGAGTTTCGCGGTTTGCGGCTTTCGGAGGTGCGGACTAGGCTGCAGGGGGTGGTGGCGGAAGAGCGGGCGCGGGGGGACGCGCTTCTGGCCGGGGTTTTGGCGTTGACCCAAAAGGCCCTGGAAGGTGAGCTGGAAACCGGCGGCGAGCTTTTTACCCACGGCACCGAGCACCTTCTGGCCAAAGCGGGCCCCAAGGAGCTGGTGGCGGTGCGGGATTTCTTCCGCGCCCTGGCAGATAAGGCGTCGCTGCTCCAGCTTTTGGACGCCTACCTGGAAGCCCCCGGGCCACGGGTGATCTTTGGACCGGAGCTTTCTTTTGACGCTGAAGGTAAGCTCTCGCTGATCGTGACCTCGTTCCACTTGGAAAGCGGGGAAGAGGGTTTGGTGGGGGTGGTGGGCTTTAAGCGGATGGACTACCCACGCATTGTGCCCATTGTGGATTTTGTGGGTCGGTTCATCACGGCCATGGGTATGAGGAGGCTTTACCAGTATGAACGAGCATGA
- the grpE gene encoding nucleotide exchange factor GrpE: protein MNEHEEKGIQEVQDEGEASSPAEESPPEEAAEVAGESVDQALQEELARLQDELNRFRELYLRKLADFENFRKRKEKEVEDFRAAAHADLVRDVLPVLDNLERALAVPEGDGSGIRAGVELVLRQLKDVLTRYGLVELNPLAEAFDPRYHEAIARQEREDLQCDQVLEVLQKGYTLRGKLLRPALVVVGVPKKGESSEGSEEPGSGEADGSRGDPWAP from the coding sequence ATGAACGAGCATGAGGAAAAGGGCATCCAGGAGGTGCAAGACGAGGGCGAGGCCTCGTCTCCGGCGGAGGAATCACCTCCAGAAGAAGCTGCCGAGGTTGCCGGGGAGAGTGTGGACCAAGCCCTGCAGGAGGAGCTGGCGCGACTCCAGGACGAGCTGAACCGCTTTCGCGAGCTTTACCTGCGCAAGCTGGCCGATTTTGAAAACTTCCGCAAGCGCAAGGAAAAGGAAGTGGAGGACTTTCGCGCGGCGGCCCACGCCGATCTGGTGCGCGATGTGCTGCCGGTCTTGGACAACCTGGAAAGGGCGCTGGCGGTTCCGGAAGGGGACGGTTCGGGGATCCGCGCCGGCGTGGAGCTGGTGCTGCGCCAGCTTAAGGACGTCCTCACCCGCTACGGTTTGGTGGAGCTGAACCCGCTGGCGGAGGCTTTTGACCCCCGGTACCATGAGGCCATTGCCCGCCAGGAGCGGGAGGACCTGCAGTGCGATCAGGTGTTGGAGGTTTTGCAGAAAGGCTATACGCTTCGCGGCAAGCTCCTGCGTCCCGCGCTGGTGGTGGTGGGTGTCCCCAAAAAGGGCGAAAGCTCAGAGGGAAGCGAAGAGCCGGGCTCAGGAGAAGCCGACGGGAGCCGAGGTGACCCATGGGCGCCGTGA
- the dnaK gene encoding molecular chaperone DnaK, whose product MGAVIGIDLGTTNSCAAVVEGARPVVIPNREGARTTPSVVALAADGELLVGQIARRQAVTNAKNTVYAVKRLMGRKFNSPEVHRARELVPYAIVEAPNGDAYVSIGGKTFSPQEIFSFILREIKEFSEQALETQITEAIITVPAYFDDAQRQATKDAGTLAGLNVLRIINEPTAAALAYGFGRGGGTELVAVYDLGGGTFDISILEIGEGLYEVKSTSGDTFLGGEDFDARIIELLLDHFKKETGVDLSSDPMAMQRLKEAAEQAKCQLSSAEVATISLPFIAQAGSKALHLNYSLTREQLEDLVRDLVLKTLEPCRNALEAARVSPEQINQVILVGGQTRMPLVTRTVAEFFRREPCRDINPDEVVAVGAAIQAGIIQGEVKDLVLLDVTPLSLGIETRGGLFTKLIERNSTIPTRATQIFTTVADNQRAVEIHVLQGERELAAENRSLGKFELVGIPPAPRGVPQIEVTFAIDSNGIVQVTARDVASGKEQSIRVNPAGGLSREEIDRMIAEADRFRRQDQERKEIRLLRNRLEGLVYNSEKVFKQFGDALEPDKRKEAQETLQRAKRVLASEDKAAIQEAIAAMQEVSRWFTHLMMADPTRLLSGLSGSSSEES is encoded by the coding sequence ATGGGCGCCGTGATTGGCATTGACCTTGGTACCACCAACTCGTGCGCGGCGGTGGTAGAAGGGGCCCGCCCGGTGGTGATCCCCAACCGCGAAGGGGCCCGCACCACCCCCTCGGTGGTGGCGCTGGCGGCGGACGGTGAGCTTTTGGTGGGGCAAATTGCCCGTCGGCAAGCGGTGACCAACGCCAAAAACACGGTCTACGCGGTCAAGCGCCTGATGGGCCGAAAGTTCAATTCCCCGGAAGTGCACCGGGCGCGGGAGCTGGTGCCCTACGCCATCGTAGAGGCACCCAACGGCGATGCGTACGTGAGCATTGGCGGAAAGACCTTTTCTCCCCAGGAAATTTTTTCCTTCATCCTGCGGGAAATCAAGGAGTTTTCCGAGCAAGCTCTGGAGACGCAAATTACCGAGGCCATCATCACGGTTCCGGCTTATTTCGACGATGCCCAGCGGCAGGCCACCAAGGACGCCGGCACGTTGGCGGGCCTTAACGTGCTGCGCATCATCAACGAGCCCACGGCCGCCGCTCTCGCCTACGGTTTTGGCCGCGGAGGCGGCACCGAGCTGGTGGCCGTTTACGATTTGGGCGGCGGCACCTTCGATATTTCGATTCTGGAAATTGGCGAGGGGCTTTACGAGGTCAAGTCCACCTCCGGTGATACCTTCCTGGGGGGTGAGGACTTTGACGCCCGCATCATCGAGCTGCTTTTGGACCACTTCAAAAAGGAAACCGGTGTGGATTTGTCCTCGGATCCCATGGCCATGCAGCGGCTCAAGGAAGCGGCGGAGCAGGCCAAATGCCAGCTTTCTTCGGCAGAGGTGGCCACCATTTCCTTGCCGTTCATTGCCCAGGCGGGCTCCAAGGCGCTGCACCTCAACTACTCGCTCACCCGCGAACAGCTGGAAGACCTGGTGCGCGATTTGGTGCTTAAGACCCTCGAGCCCTGTCGCAATGCGCTGGAAGCTGCCAGGGTGAGTCCCGAGCAAATCAATCAGGTCATCTTGGTGGGAGGACAAACCCGCATGCCCTTGGTGACCCGGACGGTTGCTGAGTTTTTCCGCCGTGAGCCGTGCCGGGATATCAACCCCGATGAGGTCGTGGCTGTGGGGGCGGCCATTCAAGCCGGCATCATTCAAGGAGAAGTTAAGGACCTGGTGCTTTTGGATGTGACGCCGCTGTCTCTGGGGATCGAAACTCGTGGCGGGCTTTTCACCAAGCTCATCGAGCGTAACTCCACCATCCCCACCCGTGCCACGCAAATTTTCACCACCGTGGCCGACAACCAAAGGGCGGTGGAAATCCACGTTTTGCAGGGGGAACGGGAGCTGGCGGCGGAAAACCGCTCCCTGGGCAAGTTCGAGCTGGTGGGCATTCCCCCGGCGCCCCGGGGGGTGCCGCAAATCGAGGTGACCTTTGCCATTGACTCCAACGGCATCGTGCAGGTGACGGCGCGGGATGTGGCTTCCGGTAAGGAGCAGTCCATCCGCGTGAACCCGGCCGGGGGTTTGAGCCGGGAGGAAATTGACCGCATGATTGCGGAAGCCGACCGTTTCCGCCGCCAGGACCAGGAACGCAAGGAAATCCGCCTGCTGCGCAACCGCTTGGAGGGCCTGGTGTACAACAGCGAAAAGGTGTTCAAGCAGTTTGGCGACGCCCTGGAGCCGGACAAGCGCAAGGAAGCCCAGGAAACCTTGCAACGGGCCAAGCGGGTGCTGGCTTCCGAAGACAAGGCGGCCATCCAGGAAGCCATTGCTGCTATGCAAGAGGTCTCCCGTTGGTTTACCCATCTCATGATGGCGGATCCCACCAGGCTGCTTTCCGGACTTTCCGGGTCCAGCTCGGAGGAAAGCTAG
- the dnaJ gene encoding molecular chaperone DnaJ has protein sequence MAAKRDYYEVLGVSRNATQEEIKKAYRQLALKYHPDRNPGNKEAEEKFKEAAEAYAVLSDPEKRAHYDRFGHAGVGEQPFTGFSPDIFADFADILGSFFGFEGIFGRRSSSGPQRGADLRTVVRISFEEMASGVEKVLHVPREENCSTCGGTGAAPGSQPVTCRVCGGRGQVRLNQGFFSLVRTCPQCDGSGRVITSPCRECNGSGRVERRREVRFSIPAGVENGTRLRLVGQGEEGVRGGPPGDLYVQIQVEPHDVFVRQGADIHVEVEVSAFLAALGGEIEVPTLSGTQTVRLPEGSQPGDTVILRGEGLPRVGRGGRGDLVVHLKVVVPKKLSGKQRELLRQLLAEDQSKESSVFRKVRDFLEGNG, from the coding sequence ATGGCGGCCAAGCGGGACTACTACGAGGTCTTGGGGGTGAGCCGCAACGCCACCCAGGAGGAAATCAAAAAGGCTTACCGCCAACTGGCGCTCAAATACCACCCCGACCGGAACCCCGGCAACAAGGAGGCGGAGGAAAAGTTCAAAGAAGCGGCCGAAGCCTACGCGGTGCTTTCCGACCCGGAAAAGCGGGCCCATTACGATCGCTTTGGCCACGCCGGGGTTGGTGAGCAGCCCTTCACCGGCTTTTCTCCCGATATCTTCGCAGACTTTGCCGACATCCTCGGCAGCTTCTTTGGCTTTGAGGGGATCTTCGGGCGCCGGTCCTCTTCCGGTCCCCAGCGGGGCGCAGACCTCCGCACCGTGGTGCGGATTTCCTTTGAGGAAATGGCCTCGGGCGTGGAAAAGGTGCTGCACGTCCCGCGGGAGGAAAACTGCTCCACCTGCGGTGGAACCGGGGCCGCCCCGGGGAGTCAGCCGGTGACCTGCCGGGTTTGCGGCGGGCGGGGGCAGGTGCGCCTGAACCAGGGCTTCTTCTCCCTGGTGAGGACCTGCCCCCAGTGCGACGGCAGCGGGCGGGTGATCACCTCACCCTGCCGGGAATGCAACGGCAGCGGGCGGGTGGAACGGCGGCGGGAGGTGCGGTTTTCCATTCCCGCCGGCGTGGAAAACGGCACCCGCCTGCGGTTGGTGGGCCAGGGGGAGGAGGGGGTGAGGGGAGGCCCGCCCGGGGACCTTTACGTGCAAATTCAGGTGGAACCCCACGACGTGTTTGTGCGTCAGGGTGCGGACATCCACGTGGAAGTGGAGGTTTCTGCCTTCCTTGCCGCTCTGGGTGGGGAAATCGAGGTCCCCACGCTTTCCGGGACGCAAACGGTGCGTCTCCCCGAGGGGTCCCAGCCGGGTGACACGGTGATCCTGCGGGGGGAAGGCTTGCCGCGGGTGGGCAGAGGGGGACGGGGCGACCTGGTGGTGCACCTCAAGGTGGTGGTGCCGAAGAAACTTTCCGGAAAGCAGCGGGAGCTGCTGCGGCAGCTTCTGGCCGAAGACCAGAGCAAGGAAAGCTCGGTGTTCCGCAAGGTGCGGGATTTCCTGGAGGGCAACGGGTGA
- a CDS encoding 50S ribosomal protein L11 methyltransferase, whose protein sequence is MREHFLTLSFRLPKHQEESLPELLTPWPVLGCEVREVNAEVEVTVFLQNQARALLPQLKGALKSFGALDLAEGTQPDLDWIGEYRQLARPFRVGHRFWIDPHPDTPTPPPAGCIHLLIEPRQAFGTGSHESTQLMLLLLEDRPPVGARVLDVGTGSGVLALAARALGARWVLGFDVDADAVFVACETAHLHPQWPVALFAGPSRALAPRPAFDLILANMLVEQFVPLLPRLRRLVHPGGTLFLSGLLVSQKEAVAGELAASGFALVGEKQLGEWAAVVASPR, encoded by the coding sequence GTGAGGGAGCACTTCTTGACGCTTTCCTTCCGTTTGCCCAAGCACCAGGAGGAGAGCCTGCCGGAGCTGCTTACCCCCTGGCCGGTCCTGGGCTGCGAGGTGCGGGAGGTAAACGCCGAGGTGGAAGTGACGGTGTTTTTGCAAAACCAGGCCCGGGCCCTGCTTCCGCAACTGAAAGGTGCCCTGAAGAGCTTCGGTGCTCTGGATTTGGCGGAAGGCACACAGCCGGACCTGGACTGGATTGGCGAGTACCGGCAGCTGGCCCGCCCCTTCCGGGTGGGCCACCGCTTCTGGATTGACCCCCACCCCGACACCCCAACCCCGCCCCCGGCGGGGTGCATCCACCTGCTCATCGAGCCCCGCCAGGCCTTTGGCACTGGCAGCCACGAGTCCACCCAGCTCATGCTGCTGCTGTTGGAGGATCGTCCGCCGGTAGGGGCGCGGGTTTTAGACGTGGGCACCGGTTCGGGGGTTTTGGCGTTGGCGGCCAGGGCCCTGGGAGCCCGCTGGGTTTTGGGGTTCGATGTGGACGCCGATGCGGTTTTCGTGGCTTGCGAAACCGCCCATCTTCATCCGCAATGGCCGGTGGCACTTTTTGCTGGGCCCAGCCGGGCTTTGGCCCCGCGACCGGCTTTTGATTTGATCCTGGCCAACATGCTGGTGGAGCAGTTTGTGCCGCTTTTGCCCCGCCTGCGTCGGCTCGTACACCCCGGGGGAACGCTTTTCCTTTCCGGTCTTCTGGTGAGCCAGAAGGAAGCGGTGGCAGGGGAGCTGGCGGCCAGCGGCTTTGCGCTGGTGGGGGAAAAGCAGCTGGGGGAGTGGGCGGCGGTGGTGGCCTCACCGCGGTGA
- a CDS encoding RsmE family RNA methyltransferase, whose protein sequence is MTRLVLPGASLAVGETLVPRSVAHHARVNRVLPGEPVELLDLAGRIAVGKLSRWNPDGSCWVEVFELVSGRGEPPLPLTLALAVLHTQAFDWAVEKATELGATAVVPVLTERVQGRNHEKRVARWQRVACAAVAQCGRSLAPQVRAPQPLGSFLAEARGLKLVADFAGQAVSRLGPADAEGVVVLVGPEGGFSEQERAAIVEAGFSRVYLGPRTLRAETAAMSALVLVQSALGWWTK, encoded by the coding sequence GTGACCCGGCTGGTTCTCCCTGGGGCTTCTTTAGCTGTGGGGGAAACCCTGGTTCCCCGCAGTGTGGCCCACCACGCCCGGGTCAACCGGGTGCTCCCGGGGGAACCGGTGGAGCTTTTGGACCTGGCCGGGCGTATCGCCGTGGGAAAGCTTTCCCGCTGGAACCCCGATGGCTCCTGCTGGGTGGAGGTTTTTGAGCTGGTGAGCGGACGGGGGGAACCTCCGCTGCCGCTCACCTTGGCTTTAGCTGTGCTCCATACCCAAGCCTTCGACTGGGCGGTGGAAAAGGCCACGGAGCTGGGGGCCACGGCGGTGGTGCCGGTGCTCACGGAGAGGGTGCAGGGCCGCAACCACGAAAAAAGGGTGGCCCGCTGGCAACGGGTGGCCTGCGCTGCGGTGGCCCAGTGCGGGCGCTCGCTGGCCCCCCAGGTGCGGGCCCCGCAGCCTCTGGGCAGCTTCCTGGCGGAAGCCCGGGGGTTAAAGCTCGTGGCGGATTTTGCAGGGCAAGCGGTATCTCGCCTGGGCCCCGCCGATGCGGAAGGGGTTGTGGTGCTGGTGGGTCCGGAAGGGGGCTTTAGTGAGCAAGAGCGCGCGGCCATTGTCGAAGCGGGCTTTTCCCGCGTGTACCTGGGGCCCCGTACCTTGCGTGCGGAAACCGCAGCCATGAGCGCTCTGGTGCTCGTGCAGTCGGCCCTGGGTTGGTGGACAAAGTAG
- a CDS encoding S66 peptidase family protein — translation MNLSKPLPPPLVPGDGIGVWAPASAPRWEEVERGVEVLRRAGFMVKLAANVGTKTGYLAGSDGERLGGLSELLDSGCKALWAVRGGYGVMRLLPAIPWDVLAGWGGFLIGYSDITALHAAALERLPYATLHGPMITSLGRSAEATARVLGFLQGQVPSVLFRFSQQKVLRAGVARGFLMGGNLSLLASLVGTPFEPPWEGAVVALEDVEEPGYRLDRMLTQLALAGRWERVAAVVVGKMARCGRGEASFREAWHRRLLEVVPEGCPVVVDLPFGHVRRNLAFPLGVGVVLDTEKGVLTMEGACA, via the coding sequence GTGAACCTGAGTAAGCCGTTGCCTCCGCCTCTGGTCCCCGGCGATGGGATCGGGGTATGGGCGCCCGCCAGCGCTCCCCGGTGGGAGGAGGTGGAGCGGGGGGTGGAGGTGTTGCGCCGCGCCGGTTTTATGGTGAAGCTGGCCGCCAACGTGGGCACCAAAACCGGCTACCTGGCGGGAAGCGACGGGGAAAGGCTTGGGGGGCTTTCCGAGCTTCTGGACTCAGGCTGCAAAGCGCTGTGGGCGGTGCGGGGTGGCTACGGGGTTATGCGCTTGTTGCCTGCCATCCCGTGGGACGTGCTGGCCGGCTGGGGCGGTTTTCTCATTGGCTATTCAGACATCACCGCCCTCCACGCCGCAGCGCTTGAAAGGCTTCCTTACGCTACCCTTCACGGCCCTATGATTACCTCGCTGGGTCGTTCAGCGGAGGCCACCGCGCGGGTCTTGGGCTTTCTGCAGGGCCAGGTCCCTTCGGTGCTCTTCCGTTTTTCGCAACAAAAAGTCCTCCGCGCCGGTGTGGCCAGGGGCTTCCTCATGGGGGGCAACCTTTCGCTCTTAGCCTCGCTGGTGGGAACACCTTTCGAGCCCCCCTGGGAAGGGGCGGTGGTGGCGTTGGAGGACGTGGAGGAGCCGGGGTACCGGCTGGACCGCATGCTCACGCAGCTGGCGTTAGCCGGCAGGTGGGAACGGGTGGCAGCGGTGGTGGTGGGGAAGATGGCCCGCTGCGGACGCGGGGAAGCAAGTTTCCGCGAGGCCTGGCACCGGCGTTTGCTGGAAGTGGTTCCCGAGGGCTGCCCGGTGGTCGTGGATTTGCCCTTCGGCCACGTGCGCCGCAACCTGGCCTTCCCGCTGGGGGTTGGGGTGGTTTTAGATACCGAAAAAGGTGTGCTCACCATGGAGGGTGCCTGTGCTTAA
- a CDS encoding cyclic nucleotide-binding domain-containing protein, translating into MLKVKPTQLSEPLKAKLERFPAGATIFKEGDPGYEMFIIFSGTVRISRTVAGAEEELAKLKKGDFFGEMAVLEDYPQRSATAQAVTEVEVLRLGKAELLEFLKNQKAALGLLERLSARLRETTERLAKLTRTPASSFLPPLPASQGIEGWAVLVHEPSGRFFPLRPVGETTIGRHDSVTGVTPDVDLSSLDPQASVSRRHAVIRAENDGLYLVEINPHTNGTFLNTLRLETHKPYKVMEADWVQVGNVLLQVRILANPRPPAA; encoded by the coding sequence GTGCTTAAGGTCAAACCCACGCAGCTTTCCGAACCTTTGAAGGCAAAGCTCGAGCGCTTTCCGGCAGGGGCGACGATTTTTAAAGAAGGCGACCCCGGCTACGAGATGTTCATCATCTTTTCGGGAACGGTGCGCATTTCCCGCACCGTGGCTGGCGCTGAGGAGGAGCTGGCCAAGCTCAAAAAGGGCGATTTCTTCGGGGAAATGGCGGTGCTAGAGGACTACCCCCAGCGCTCGGCCACCGCCCAGGCCGTAACCGAGGTGGAGGTTTTGCGCCTGGGGAAGGCCGAGCTTTTGGAGTTTTTAAAAAACCAAAAGGCGGCCTTGGGGCTTTTGGAGCGCCTTTCCGCCCGTTTGCGGGAAACCACCGAGCGCTTGGCCAAGCTCACCCGCACGCCGGCCAGCTCGTTTTTGCCGCCGTTGCCCGCCAGTCAGGGGATTGAAGGGTGGGCGGTGCTGGTGCACGAGCCCTCCGGGCGATTCTTCCCGCTGCGGCCGGTGGGGGAAACCACCATTGGACGGCACGACTCGGTGACCGGGGTGACGCCGGATGTGGACCTCTCCAGCCTTGACCCTCAGGCTTCCGTTTCCCGTCGTCATGCGGTTATCAGAGCCGAAAACGATGGGCTTTATCTGGTGGAGATAAACCCCCATACAAACGGGACGTTTCTCAACACGCTGCGGTTGGAAACCCACAAGCCCTACAAGGTGATGGAGGCGGATTGGGTGCAGGTGGGGAACGTGCTGCTGCAGGTGCGCATCTTGGCCAACCCCCGCCCGCCGGCGGCATGA